The following are encoded in a window of Phaseolus vulgaris cultivar G19833 chromosome 3, P. vulgaris v2.0, whole genome shotgun sequence genomic DNA:
- the LOC137805739 gene encoding uncharacterized protein isoform X2, whose protein sequence is MSKGSLKLVFFFLIIVMEAFHGLSFSNIPMENGGMVDSSQCFTDKNCVPFVPFMKCGGAGVFCRDGACVCKQKSLSFSRIPMEKGGMVDSSQCFTDKDCVPFVPFMKCGAGVFCRDGACACKQTSLSFSKMPMEKGGMVDSSQCFTDKDCAPFVPFMKCGGAGAFCRDGACVCK, encoded by the exons ATGTCAAAGGGTTCATtgaaattagtattttttttcctcATTATTGTCATGGAAGCCTTTCATG GTCTTTCATTCTCAAATATACCAATGGAGAATGGTGGAATGGTTGATTCATCTCAATGTTTTACCGATAAAAATTGTGTTCCCTTCGTTCCATTTATGAAATGTGGTGGAGCAGGTGTTTTTTGCAGAGATGGTGCTTGTGTTTGTAAACAAAAAA GTCTTTCATTCTCAAGGATACCAATGGAGAAGGGTGGAATGGTTGATTCATCTCAGTGTTTTACCGATAAAGATTGTGTTCCCTTCGTTCCATTCATGAAATGTGGAGCGGGTGTTTTTTGCAGAGATGGTGCTTGTGCTTGTAAACAAACAA GTCTTTCATTCTCAAAGATGCCAATGGAGAAGGGTGGAATGGTAGATTCATCTCAATGTTTTACCGATAAAGATTGTGCTCCCTTCGTTCCATTTATGAAATGTGGTGGAGCAGGTGCTTTTTGTAGAGATGGTGCTTGTGTTTGTAAATAA
- the LOC137806161 gene encoding small ribosomal subunit protein uS5w-like has protein sequence MAERGGGDRGGFGRGFGGRGRGGDRGRGRRRGPRREEEEKWVPVTKLGRLVKEGRIRSLEQIYLHSLPIKEHQIIDTLVGPTLKDEVMKITPVQKQTRAGQRTRFKAFVVVGDSNGHVGLGVKCSKEVATAIRGAIILAKLSVIPVRRGYWGNKIGKPHTVPCKVTGKCGSVTVRMVPAPRGSGIVAARVPKKVLQFAGIDDVFTSSRGSTKTLGNFVKATFDCLMKTYGFLTPEFWKETRFTKSPFQEYTDLLAKPTGKALILEEERVEA, from the exons ATGGCAGAGCGCGGAGGTGGTGACCGCGGCGGTTTCGGGCGTGGCTTCGGCGGACGCGGACGTGGTGGCGACAGGGGTCGCGGCCGTCGCCGTGGGCCTCGCCGTGAGGAGGAGGAGAAGTGGGTCCCAGTGACGAAACTCGGACGTCTGGTGAAAGAGGGCAGAATCCGAAGCTTGGAACAGATCTACCTCCACTCCCTTCCCATCAAGGAGCACCAAATCATCGACACCCTCGTGGGTCCCACCCTCAAGGACGAGGTCATGAAAATCACGCCGGTCCAGAAACAGACCCGGGCTGGTCAGCGAACCCGGTTCAAGGCCTTCGTTGTGGTTGGCGACAGTAACGGCCACGTGGGTCTCGGCGTTAAGTGTAGCAAGGAGGTGGCCACCGCTATTCGTGGCGCCATCATTCTGGCGAAGCTTTCCGTTATCCCCGTTAGGAGAGGGTACTGGGGTAACAAGATCGGGAAGCCCCACACCGTTCCGTGCAAGGTTACTGGCAAGTGCGGTTCTGTTACCGTGAGGATGGTGCCCGCACCTCGGGGTTCGGGAATTGTGGCGGCTAGGGTTCCCAAGAAGGTGCTGCAGTTCGCTGGAATCGACGATGTTTTCACCTCCTCCAGAGGATCCACCAAGACTCTTGGCAATTTCGTTAAG GCCACATTTGACTGCCTGATGAAAACCTATGGATTCCTGACACCAGAATTCTGGAAGGAGACTCGCTTTACCAAATCCCCATTCCAAGAGTACACAGATCTGTTGGCAAAACCAACAGGGAAGGCCCTTATCTTGGAGGAGGAAAGGGTTGAGGCTTGA
- the LOC137805739 gene encoding uncharacterized protein isoform X1, translating into MSKGSLKLVFLFLIIAMEAFHGLSFSNIPMENGGMVDSSQCFTDKNCVPFVPFMKCGGAGVFCRDGACVCKQKSLSFSRIPMEKGGMVDSSQCFTDKDCVPFVPFMKCGAGVFCRDGACACKQTSLSFSKMPMEKGGMVDSSQCFTDKDCAPFVPFMKCGGAGAFCRDGACVCK; encoded by the exons ATGTCAAAGGGTTCATTGAAATTAGTCTTTTTGTTCCTCATTATTGCCATGGAAGCCTTTCATG GTCTTTCATTCTCAAATATACCAATGGAGAATGGTGGAATGGTTGATTCATCTCAATGTTTTACCGATAAAAATTGTGTTCCCTTCGTTCCATTTATGAAATGTGGTGGAGCAGGTGTTTTTTGCAGAGATGGTGCTTGTGTTTGTAAACAAAAAA GTCTTTCATTCTCAAGGATACCAATGGAGAAGGGTGGAATGGTTGATTCATCTCAGTGTTTTACCGATAAAGATTGTGTTCCCTTCGTTCCATTCATGAAATGTGGAGCGGGTGTTTTTTGCAGAGATGGTGCTTGTGCTTGTAAACAAACAA GTCTTTCATTCTCAAAGATGCCAATGGAGAAGGGTGGAATGGTAGATTCATCTCAATGTTTTACCGATAAAGATTGTGCTCCCTTCGTTCCATTTATGAAATGTGGTGGAGCAGGTGCTTTTTGTAGAGATGGTGCTTGTGTTTGTAAATAA